One region of Chloroflexota bacterium genomic DNA includes:
- a CDS encoding efflux RND transporter permease subunit: protein MKIWDVSIKNPVFITMIMLALAVVGIIAYNNMPLDFFPDVSFPTLAVITVYPGAGPEEVQNQVTRPIEEALVTAPGAEEVQSQSGEGFSMVLVSFNLDKDVDQAIQDIREKIANVRSELPEDILEPSLQAFDPSSFPIMNVSVSAQAGTAAAENVRLTVSDEVLPRLQRIEGVADASVSGGQEREIQVLLDASALKARNVAPQQVIGTIMAESWSIPGGSVQQEGKNLLIRTPGNFDTVDDIANLQIASPLGAVRVGDVATVQDGWKELDTYSRLDGQDSVTIAINRQSGTNTVQVAGRVHKELDLLGEARPDLHLIVVQDQSEFVEESFDDAMRELLIGALMASLVVFIFFRNIRNTLVTVAGLPFILLGTFAVMAALDMTLNIVSLLALSLSVGLIIDDAIVVRENIFRHMEMGKTPEQASSDGTAQVATPVVAMTLTIVAVFLPIAFVGGLVGKFLNSFGVVVSVAVLISLFEALTFAPMLSAKFFKQEEAKFTEEEAESLEHAHASLGWLDRAYQTVLGWTLRHRWITLLAGVALLVGALYGTTFLNKAFMTTIDQGTVNMALSLTPGTALAETDQASRELETRLLAREDVDSVLTSVGGLGTPENATFFVALAEGKPLEDFIASARTEFAEVPGLSISGGDFMSMMGGGTSVLGKPVQIILQTIGDPDELNQFSVGLAEQLKQVPGLVDVDVSYRPGKPEVLLVVDRRRAADLGLNIATIGSTVRTLVEGSEVATFRGEGPEAEIRVQLQEKDRDELDQILDLQVPTERGFVPLRQIAHLQAASGPTQFNRLDRQNAVIIGANTFDRVVEDVVEDVTYSLENTQFPPDVSWKFSGEQEMQDEAFTAMGTAMLLAMVFVYMVLASLFGSFVQPLVIMLALPLAAIGGLLALLIFNFPLDMTAMIGLILLMGLVTKNSILLVDLTNKLRRDKGVPRDDALMIAGPIRLRPILMTTLALILGMLPVAIGLGSGSGFRQPMAITVIGGLITSTLLTILLVPTAYSLVEGATGRYHRWRLDRAARREQKRDAKEQQEAASQA, encoded by the coding sequence ATGAAAATTTGGGATGTCTCGATCAAAAATCCTGTCTTCATCACCATGATCATGCTGGCCCTGGCGGTGGTGGGCATCATTGCGTACAACAATATGCCGTTGGACTTCTTTCCGGATGTCTCCTTTCCTACACTGGCCGTGATAACGGTCTATCCGGGCGCCGGTCCCGAGGAAGTGCAGAATCAGGTTACTCGACCTATCGAAGAGGCGTTGGTAACTGCCCCAGGGGCCGAAGAGGTACAATCCCAGTCGGGCGAAGGCTTCTCCATGGTGTTGGTCAGCTTCAATCTGGACAAGGATGTCGACCAGGCAATTCAGGATATTCGCGAGAAGATAGCCAATGTGCGGAGCGAGCTGCCGGAGGATATTCTCGAGCCTTCCCTGCAGGCTTTCGATCCTTCCTCTTTTCCGATCATGAATGTATCGGTGTCGGCGCAAGCAGGAACGGCTGCGGCTGAGAATGTTCGCTTGACCGTTTCTGATGAGGTCCTTCCCCGCCTTCAACGGATCGAAGGAGTGGCCGATGCTTCCGTGAGCGGTGGGCAGGAGCGCGAGATCCAGGTACTGTTGGATGCGAGTGCTCTCAAGGCCCGCAATGTTGCGCCGCAACAGGTCATAGGCACTATCATGGCCGAGAGCTGGAGTATCCCCGGCGGCAGCGTGCAGCAGGAAGGCAAAAATCTGCTGATTCGTACCCCGGGCAACTTTGACACGGTCGATGATATTGCCAATCTTCAGATCGCTTCACCTCTGGGGGCCGTTCGCGTCGGCGATGTCGCGACTGTGCAGGATGGCTGGAAGGAACTGGACACCTACAGCCGCTTGGATGGACAGGACTCGGTGACCATCGCCATCAACAGGCAGTCTGGTACCAACACGGTTCAGGTAGCCGGGCGTGTTCACAAGGAACTGGACCTCCTGGGCGAGGCGCGGCCCGACCTTCACTTGATCGTCGTGCAGGATCAGTCGGAGTTTGTGGAAGAAAGCTTTGACGATGCCATGCGCGAGTTGCTTATCGGCGCGTTGATGGCTTCTTTAGTCGTATTCATCTTTTTCCGAAACATCCGCAACACCCTGGTGACCGTTGCCGGCTTGCCTTTCATTCTGCTGGGCACCTTTGCTGTCATGGCGGCGCTGGACATGACCCTGAACATTGTGTCACTTCTGGCGTTGAGTCTGTCTGTTGGTCTGATCATCGACGATGCCATTGTGGTCCGGGAGAACATCTTCCGCCACATGGAGATGGGTAAAACGCCCGAACAGGCGTCCAGTGACGGCACCGCCCAGGTTGCCACGCCGGTCGTCGCCATGACTCTGACCATTGTTGCGGTCTTCCTTCCCATCGCTTTCGTTGGCGGTTTGGTTGGAAAGTTCCTCAACTCCTTTGGCGTTGTAGTAAGCGTGGCCGTATTGATCTCCTTGTTCGAAGCGCTAACCTTTGCACCCATGCTGTCTGCCAAGTTTTTCAAGCAGGAGGAGGCGAAGTTCACCGAGGAAGAGGCAGAATCCCTGGAACATGCCCATGCCAGTCTCGGTTGGTTGGATCGGGCCTATCAAACAGTTCTCGGTTGGACCTTGCGGCACCGCTGGATTACCCTTCTGGCCGGCGTGGCCCTCCTGGTAGGCGCTCTGTACGGGACCACGTTCCTGAACAAAGCTTTTATGACCACAATTGACCAGGGTACTGTGAATATGGCCCTGTCGCTGACTCCCGGCACGGCCCTGGCCGAAACCGACCAGGCCAGCCGCGAACTGGAGACAAGACTTCTGGCTCGGGAGGACGTTGACTCCGTATTGACCAGTGTGGGCGGATTGGGAACCCCCGAAAATGCCACCTTTTTTGTTGCGCTGGCTGAGGGTAAACCCCTGGAGGATTTCATCGCCTCCGCTCGAACCGAGTTCGCTGAGGTGCCGGGACTATCCATCAGCGGCGGCGACTTCATGTCCATGATGGGCGGAGGAACCTCCGTTCTGGGAAAACCGGTCCAGATCATTCTCCAGACCATCGGCGACCCCGACGAACTGAATCAATTCAGTGTTGGCCTCGCGGAGCAATTGAAGCAGGTACCGGGACTGGTGGACGTAGATGTGTCCTATCGACCGGGAAAGCCCGAGGTTCTTCTGGTGGTGGACCGGCGTCGAGCCGCGGATCTCGGCCTCAACATAGCGACGATTGGTAGCACAGTCCGTACCCTGGTCGAGGGTTCGGAGGTGGCGACCTTCCGGGGCGAAGGTCCTGAGGCTGAGATCCGTGTCCAGTTACAGGAAAAGGATCGGGATGAACTCGACCAGATCCTCGATCTGCAGGTGCCGACGGAACGGGGTTTCGTGCCATTGCGTCAGATTGCTCATCTGCAGGCGGCGAGCGGTCCAACGCAGTTCAATCGACTCGACCGCCAGAATGCCGTCATTATCGGTGCCAACACCTTCGATCGCGTCGTTGAGGACGTGGTGGAGGATGTGACATATTCGCTGGAAAACACGCAGTTTCCGCCGGATGTCTCCTGGAAATTCAGTGGTGAACAGGAGATGCAGGATGAGGCTTTTACAGCTATGGGAACCGCCATGCTGTTGGCCATGGTCTTTGTCTATATGGTGCTGGCCTCCCTGTTTGGTTCCTTTGTTCAACCTTTGGTCATCATGTTGGCGTTGCCTCTGGCGGCCATTGGTGGCCTGCTGGCCCTGCTTATCTTCAACTTCCCGCTGGATATGACTGCTATGATCGGCCTTATCCTTCTGATGGGGCTGGTTACCAAGAACTCGATTCTTCTGGTGGACCTGACGAATAAGTTGAGACGTGACAAGGGAGTCCCGCGGGACGACGCTCTGATGATCGCCGGTCCCATCCGCTTGCGGCCCATCCTGATGACGACTCTGGCGCTGATTCTGGGCATGTTGCCCGTCGCTATCGGCCTGGGTTCAGGCAGTGGCTTCCGCCAACCCATGGCGATAACGGTCATTGGAGGCTTGATCACTTCCACCTTGCTGACGATTCTCCTGGTACCCACGGCCTACAGTCTGGTCGAGGGCGCGACCGGGCGTTATCATCGGTGGCGACTGGATCGGGCGGCGCGCAGAGAGCAAAAACGGGACGCCAAAGAGCAACAGGAGGCGGCAAGCCAGGCTTAG
- the queA gene encoding tRNA preQ1(34) S-adenosylmethionine ribosyltransferase-isomerase QueA, whose translation MKTSDFDYYLPAERIAQVPIEPRDASRLLVVHRNSGRLEHRMFRNVVDYLEPGDQLVGNDSRVIPARLFGHKPTGGRVEILLLHPLADGNWQCLVRGKGLRPGVTILIETPKASEAAITGTIVAETDSGSRVVRFSPAVGEWLHEAGQVPLPPYIHQELDDPERYQTVYSRIEGSVASSTAGLHFTPDLLVALRRQGIGLAFITLHIGLDTFQPVRTERVEDHPMHSEWATLSADVARRVNEATLAGGRIVAVGTTAVRSLEWGATGAQGLDPYDVDACPWRRVAAFEGETNLFIRPGYRFRAVDAMISNFHLPRSTLLMLVSAFAGKDLIDHTYQEAIKEGYRFYSFGDAMLIL comes from the coding sequence ATGAAAACATCCGATTTTGACTACTATCTTCCCGCCGAACGGATCGCTCAAGTCCCCATTGAACCCCGGGACGCATCCCGCCTTCTGGTGGTACACCGGAACAGCGGAAGGCTGGAGCACCGGATGTTCAGGAATGTGGTCGACTATCTTGAGCCCGGTGATCAACTGGTGGGCAACGACAGCCGCGTCATTCCAGCCCGCCTGTTTGGCCACAAACCGACCGGGGGCCGCGTCGAGATCTTGCTTTTACACCCCTTGGCTGACGGCAACTGGCAGTGCCTGGTGCGGGGCAAGGGATTGCGCCCCGGCGTAACCATCCTCATCGAGACGCCCAAGGCGTCCGAAGCCGCTATCACCGGCACCATCGTCGCCGAAACAGACTCGGGCAGTCGCGTGGTCCGGTTCTCGCCTGCAGTTGGCGAGTGGCTGCATGAGGCCGGCCAGGTACCCTTACCGCCCTACATTCACCAGGAGCTGGACGACCCAGAGCGTTACCAGACCGTCTACAGCCGTATCGAGGGCTCGGTAGCCTCCTCGACAGCCGGGCTACACTTTACTCCCGACCTGCTGGTGGCCCTGCGTCGCCAGGGCATCGGTCTGGCTTTCATTACCCTGCATATCGGTCTCGATACCTTTCAGCCTGTGCGCACCGAACGTGTCGAAGACCATCCCATGCACAGCGAATGGGCAACGCTTTCGGCAGATGTCGCCCGTCGGGTCAACGAGGCAACGCTGGCAGGAGGACGGATCGTGGCTGTGGGTACCACAGCCGTCAGATCCCTGGAATGGGGGGCGACAGGTGCTCAAGGCCTTGATCCATACGACGTCGATGCCTGCCCATGGAGACGGGTGGCCGCTTTCGAAGGAGAAACCAATCTCTTCATCCGGCCTGGCTACCGCTTTCGTGCCGTGGATGCGATGATCTCCAACTTTCATCTGCCCCGCAGCACGTTGTTGATGCTGGTCAGTGCATTTGCGGGCAAGGACCTGATCGACCACACCTACCAGGAGGCAATCAAGGAGGGCTACCGCTTTTATTCCTTCGGAGATGCCATGCTGATCCTTTGA
- a CDS encoding gamma-glutamyl-gamma-aminobutyrate hydrolase family protein (Members of this family of hydrolases with an active site Cys residue belong to MEROPS family C26.), with product MTVTPSPRIGITTRTNERPYQNRWFRDYWWAVVWAGGEPVVLTPETADLAPDEQIARLDGLFLPGGGDIHPRFYNEPLQGSDPDDIHIDRDELELPLARAALQAGIPILGVCRGLQVLNIAAGGSLLQHVEGHKSPEESVRYHDVDVTSGSLLAKVLGLDGHFVTNTYHHQAVTMDTLAPAFLPSASTTGEPLLIEALETGEEGWVLAVQWHPERFFELHEVHRRLFKEFVAVAEAGR from the coding sequence ATGACTGTCACACCCTCACCACGTATCGGCATTACGACCCGGACGAATGAGAGACCTTACCAGAATCGCTGGTTTCGTGACTATTGGTGGGCAGTCGTCTGGGCTGGCGGCGAACCGGTGGTGCTGACGCCGGAAACGGCCGATCTGGCACCGGATGAACAAATCGCGCGTCTGGATGGCCTTTTTTTGCCCGGGGGCGGCGACATCCACCCTCGTTTCTACAACGAGCCGCTTCAGGGCAGTGATCCCGATGACATTCACATCGACCGAGACGAACTTGAGCTTCCACTGGCGCGTGCAGCGTTGCAGGCCGGTATTCCCATCCTGGGCGTATGTCGGGGCCTGCAGGTGTTGAACATCGCAGCAGGAGGCAGCCTGCTACAGCATGTAGAAGGCCATAAATCTCCCGAGGAAAGCGTGCGATATCATGATGTCGACGTGACATCAGGATCCCTCCTGGCCAAAGTCCTGGGCCTGGATGGGCACTTTGTTACCAACACTTATCACCACCAGGCGGTGACCATGGACACTCTGGCGCCAGCATTCCTCCCATCGGCGTCCACGACCGGGGAGCCGCTGCTGATTGAGGCACTCGAAACAGGAGAAGAGGGATGGGTCCTGGCCGTCCAATGGCATCCTGAACGGTTTTTCGAACTGCATGAGGTCCACCGCCGTCTCTTCAAAGAGTTCGTAGCCGTCGCAGAAGCAGGGCGATGA